A genome region from Chengkuizengella sp. SCS-71B includes the following:
- a CDS encoding cytochrome d ubiquinol oxidase subunit II produces the protein MNYELLGITVLWIFLYGYLIVASVDFGAGFFSYYSEITGNKQLIQPMIERYLSPVWEVTNVFLIFFMVGLIGFFPDTAYYYGTSLLIPGSIAVILLAIRGSYYAFSTYGAKNNRFYLFLYGASGWLIPAALSTVLIISEGGFIKVINGEVQFQYMELFTSPYAWTVVGLALISVLYISSMFLTYYAYKARDHKAFEIVRKYALAWSFPTIVASLLVFFSIRNHNVEHFERMVDLSWMFVISFICFLVAVYFVWKRKKLGWAFVFVMFQFAFAFFGYGASHLPYILYPYINIHEHFTNQAMAISLVTVFILGLLLLVPSLYLLMRLFLFDIKYVQGKKG, from the coding sequence ATGAATTATGAACTTTTAGGAATTACCGTCCTCTGGATTTTCCTTTATGGTTATTTAATTGTCGCTTCTGTAGATTTTGGTGCTGGATTTTTCAGTTACTATAGTGAAATTACAGGTAATAAACAGTTAATTCAGCCCATGATTGAAAGATACCTTTCTCCAGTATGGGAAGTTACAAATGTATTTCTAATCTTTTTCATGGTGGGGTTAATCGGATTCTTCCCAGATACAGCTTATTATTATGGAACATCATTGCTTATACCGGGAAGTATTGCCGTCATTTTATTAGCTATTCGAGGTTCTTATTATGCATTTAGTACGTATGGCGCAAAAAATAACCGATTTTATTTGTTTTTATACGGAGCGAGTGGGTGGTTGATTCCTGCTGCATTATCTACAGTATTAATTATTTCTGAGGGCGGTTTTATTAAGGTCATCAATGGAGAAGTACAATTTCAATATATGGAACTTTTCACAAGTCCCTATGCTTGGACAGTAGTTGGATTAGCTTTAATCAGTGTGTTGTACATTTCCTCTATGTTCTTGACCTATTATGCTTATAAAGCAAGAGATCATAAAGCATTTGAAATTGTTCGTAAGTATGCTCTTGCTTGGAGTTTTCCAACTATTGTTGCTAGTCTGCTTGTCTTTTTCTCCATTCGAAATCACAATGTTGAACATTTTGAAAGAATGGTCGATTTATCTTGGATGTTTGTTATATCCTTTATTTGTTTTTTAGTAGCCGTATATTTTGTTTGGAAACGAAAAAAATTAGGCTGGGCCTTTGTTTTTGTGATGTTCCAATTTGCATTTGCATTTTTTGGGTATGGAGCTTCTCATTTACCTTATATTTTGTACCCCTACATTAATATTCATGAGCATTTCACGAACCAAGCAATGGCTATTTCACTCGTGACTGTATTTATTCTAGGTTTGTTGTTGTTAGTTCCTTCATTATATTTGTTAATGCGTTTATTCTTATTCGATATAAAATACGTGCAAGGTAAGAAAGGATGA
- the pnpS gene encoding two-component system histidine kinase PnpS, whose translation MVKLRVKLTLIIIVLLAVTALGAGFFTVEKLKDSQLQFLKDQLLQEIKVIQNTLTWKNTVDDQEMIAYFSEGAEELSKSTQARITFIDLEGNVVGESDFDPEQMDNHLFREEILSIVENGEYGTAIRYSNTIKHNMLYVAAPFHNINNPIGYLRLAINLDEVEYKTNELWTYYIIGILFLLVVTAMISYLITRGLTKPLENIMMVAQQITRGNYQSKVKIYHKDEIGRLGKAINTMASSLQYQMNRISENEIRLKTVLEHLISGVIMIDRHGKIVLLNRASETILGIKENEILGKRYIDTKQNQDLITLIQTCFQKKQHIREELTFYYPEQRTIEMNLVPLHQDHKQRSGILIVMHDITAIRKLEKMRSDFAANVSHELKTPIAAVKGFSETLLSGALDDKETAKSFLQIIYDESDRLNRLISDILELSKIESKAVPLHYSPIAMKQFVEKTVQMLESQSKEKQIHVTLNVNQDLYMEADEDRLRQVFINLLSNAINYTPEGGQIQIRVEYLYLSEDVDDEKIRIEISDTGIGIPKKDLPRIFERFYRVDKARSRISGGTGLGLSIVKHIVELHKGEIRVESDIGSGTTFIIDLPLVQ comes from the coding sequence ATGGTTAAATTACGAGTAAAACTAACATTAATAATTATTGTTTTATTGGCAGTAACTGCACTTGGGGCAGGGTTTTTTACAGTTGAAAAATTAAAGGATTCTCAGCTGCAATTTTTGAAGGATCAACTACTCCAAGAGATTAAAGTCATACAAAACACATTGACCTGGAAAAATACTGTGGATGATCAAGAAATGATAGCTTATTTTAGTGAAGGTGCAGAAGAACTCAGCAAGTCAACTCAAGCTAGAATTACATTTATTGATCTCGAAGGAAATGTAGTAGGAGAGTCAGATTTCGACCCTGAACAAATGGATAATCATTTGTTTAGAGAGGAAATATTATCCATTGTTGAGAATGGAGAATATGGAACTGCCATTAGATACAGTAATACAATTAAACATAATATGTTGTATGTTGCTGCTCCTTTTCACAATATTAATAACCCTATTGGATATTTGCGTTTGGCAATTAACTTAGATGAAGTAGAGTATAAAACTAACGAATTATGGACTTATTATATCATTGGGATTTTATTTTTATTGGTAGTAACTGCAATGATCAGTTATTTAATTACTCGTGGATTAACAAAACCATTAGAAAATATTATGATGGTAGCACAGCAAATTACTCGCGGTAATTATCAATCTAAAGTAAAAATATATCACAAAGATGAAATAGGTCGATTAGGAAAAGCGATAAATACAATGGCTTCAAGTTTGCAGTATCAAATGAACCGAATTTCTGAAAATGAAATCAGGCTTAAAACCGTTTTAGAGCATTTAATCAGTGGCGTTATTATGATCGATCGTCATGGCAAAATTGTATTATTGAACCGAGCATCTGAAACTATACTTGGTATAAAGGAGAATGAAATATTAGGAAAACGGTACATAGACACAAAACAAAATCAGGATTTAATTACATTGATACAAACCTGTTTTCAGAAAAAACAGCATATTCGTGAAGAGTTAACCTTTTATTATCCAGAGCAACGTACAATTGAAATGAATCTAGTTCCACTGCACCAAGATCATAAACAGCGGTCAGGAATATTAATAGTAATGCATGATATTACAGCGATCCGGAAATTAGAAAAAATGAGAAGTGATTTTGCAGCGAATGTCTCACATGAGTTGAAAACACCCATTGCCGCTGTAAAAGGTTTTTCAGAAACATTATTATCTGGAGCGTTAGATGACAAAGAGACAGCAAAATCATTTTTGCAAATCATATATGATGAAAGTGATCGTTTAAATCGATTGATTAGCGATATATTAGAGCTATCTAAAATTGAATCGAAAGCAGTTCCTCTTCATTATTCTCCAATTGCTATGAAGCAATTTGTAGAGAAGACGGTGCAAATGTTAGAGTCCCAATCAAAAGAAAAGCAGATCCATGTCACTCTAAATGTCAATCAAGATTTATATATGGAGGCAGATGAGGATCGCTTGAGGCAAGTATTTATTAATTTATTATCCAATGCCATTAACTATACGCCTGAAGGAGGACAGATTCAAATCAGAGTAGAGTATTTATATCTGTCTGAAGATGTTGATGATGAGAAAATACGAATAGAGATTTCAGATACTGGAATAGGAATTCCAAAAAAGGATTTACCACGAATATTTGAACGTTTTTATAGAGTGGATAAAGCTCGTTCCCGTATCTCTGGAGGAACTGGCCTAGGATTATCTATTGTAAAACATATCGTTGAATTGCATAAAGGAGAGATTAGAGTGGAAAGCGACATTGGGAGTGGAACTACTTTTATTATTGATTTACCACTTGTACAATAA
- a CDS encoding Gfo/Idh/MocA family oxidoreductase has product MNNKLKVGIIGCGGIATGKHLPSLSKLEAVELVAFCDIDITNAEKVAKKYGIEGAMVFTDHIELLNEPSIEIVHICTPNDSHADIAIAALEAGKHVNCEKPMAKTAKDARRMYEASKLSDKKLTISYQNRFRADSLYLNQACRDGELGEIYFAKAHAIRRRAVPTWGVFLDEEKQGGGPLIDIGTHALDLTLWMMDNYKPKVVLGTAFHKLSKRENAANAWGPWDPNKFTVEDSAFGMIKMENGATIILESSWALNSLDEGEAKCTLAGTEGGADMKDGLRINGESRGKLFTNQIQTNVGGVAFYDGKEESDADLEMRLWIDSILHDTEPIVKPEQALVVSEILEAIYESSKTGKAVYFD; this is encoded by the coding sequence ATGAATAACAAACTTAAAGTTGGGATTATTGGATGTGGAGGAATAGCAACTGGAAAACATTTGCCTTCACTTTCCAAATTGGAAGCGGTTGAATTAGTAGCATTTTGTGATATTGATATCACTAATGCAGAGAAAGTAGCTAAAAAATACGGTATAGAAGGGGCAATGGTGTTCACTGATCACATTGAATTATTAAACGAACCATCCATCGAAATTGTTCACATTTGTACTCCAAATGATTCTCACGCAGATATTGCAATAGCAGCTCTTGAAGCGGGGAAACATGTAAATTGTGAGAAACCAATGGCTAAAACAGCTAAAGATGCTAGACGAATGTATGAGGCTTCTAAATTATCAGATAAGAAGCTTACGATCAGTTATCAAAATCGTTTCAGAGCAGATAGTTTATATTTGAATCAAGCTTGTAGAGATGGAGAGTTAGGTGAAATCTATTTTGCCAAGGCTCATGCAATACGTCGACGCGCGGTACCTACTTGGGGTGTATTCTTAGATGAAGAAAAACAAGGGGGAGGTCCATTAATCGACATTGGTACACATGCTTTGGATTTAACATTATGGATGATGGATAATTATAAACCAAAAGTTGTATTAGGGACAGCTTTTCATAAACTATCTAAGCGGGAAAATGCAGCGAATGCATGGGGACCGTGGGATCCGAATAAATTTACAGTAGAAGATTCTGCTTTTGGAATGATCAAAATGGAAAATGGAGCAACGATTATATTAGAATCTAGCTGGGCTTTAAATTCCTTAGATGAAGGCGAAGCAAAATGCACACTTGCAGGAACTGAAGGCGGGGCAGATATGAAGGATGGACTTCGGATTAATGGTGAAAGTCGTGGGAAATTATTTACTAATCAGATTCAAACGAATGTAGGTGGAGTTGCATTTTATGATGGGAAAGAAGAAAGTGATGCAGACTTAGAAATGAGATTGTGGATTGATAGTATTCTTCATGATACAGAGCCTATAGTTAAACCTGAACAAGCTCTTGTTGTATCAGAAATTTTAGAAGCGATTTATGAGTCTTCAAAAACAGGGAAAGCTGTTTATTTTGATTAA
- a CDS encoding cytochrome ubiquinol oxidase subunit I: MLSAYDPVIFSRLLTSLTLAFHIIFATIGVGVPVMIALAEWIGIKRNDSHYLLLARRWARGFTITVAVGVVTGTAIGLQLSLLWPKFMQVAGQSIALPLFMETFAFFFEAIFLGIYLYTWDRFKNRMTHFYLLIPVVIGSSASAFFITIVNAFMNAPQGFDIDVLTGKIINVQPLVAMFNPATPTKVAHVLISAYLTSAFVLAGIAAISILRGRKHVYYKKALKLTMVSALIFSIGTAIIGDFSGKYLAEYQPEKLAAAEWHFETTDQAPLIIGGILTENNEVKYGLKLPLALSILAHGSPDAEVIGINDLPEDEIPPLWIHYMFDLMAIIGVALMLIALTYVVGQKVRKWNVHNKGLLKLIVLGGPLAMLAIEFGWIFAEVGRQPWILRGYMKTTDAATTSGHVDTMLLVFTLLYIVLGFTCIKVIRKMFKNYPAEDEIASKGGDNK; this comes from the coding sequence ATGTTATCAGCATATGATCCCGTCATTTTTAGTAGATTATTAACTTCTTTAACATTAGCATTTCATATTATTTTTGCCACCATAGGTGTTGGTGTACCTGTCATGATTGCATTAGCAGAATGGATAGGCATTAAACGAAATGATTCACATTATTTATTGCTTGCTCGTCGCTGGGCTAGAGGATTCACAATTACAGTTGCAGTAGGAGTTGTTACAGGGACTGCTATAGGTTTGCAGTTAAGTTTATTGTGGCCTAAGTTTATGCAGGTAGCTGGTCAATCTATTGCACTACCTTTGTTTATGGAAACTTTCGCGTTTTTCTTTGAAGCTATCTTTTTAGGTATATATTTATATACTTGGGATCGTTTCAAAAACAGAATGACTCACTTTTATTTACTTATTCCAGTTGTTATCGGTTCATCTGCCTCTGCCTTTTTCATTACGATTGTAAATGCATTTATGAATGCACCACAGGGATTTGATATTGATGTTTTAACTGGAAAAATCATAAATGTACAACCACTAGTAGCCATGTTTAATCCAGCTACACCTACAAAAGTAGCACACGTTCTTATATCTGCATATTTAACATCTGCTTTTGTTTTAGCAGGCATTGCAGCAATATCCATACTGCGAGGAAGAAAACATGTTTATTATAAAAAAGCACTTAAATTAACTATGGTATCTGCTCTTATCTTTTCCATAGGAACAGCGATTATTGGAGATTTTTCAGGTAAGTATTTAGCTGAATATCAGCCTGAAAAATTAGCTGCAGCGGAGTGGCATTTCGAAACAACAGATCAAGCTCCACTCATTATTGGAGGAATCCTTACAGAAAATAATGAAGTTAAATATGGATTGAAACTACCACTAGCGTTAAGTATATTAGCTCACGGTTCTCCAGATGCTGAAGTCATAGGAATTAATGACCTTCCAGAGGATGAAATTCCGCCTTTATGGATACATTATATGTTTGATTTAATGGCCATTATAGGAGTTGCTCTGATGCTCATTGCTTTAACTTACGTGGTTGGACAAAAAGTCCGCAAATGGAATGTTCATAACAAGGGATTATTAAAACTGATTGTTCTAGGTGGACCACTCGCCATGTTGGCCATTGAATTCGGTTGGATTTTCGCTGAAGTAGGGAGACAACCATGGATTTTGCGAGGTTATATGAAAACAACAGATGCTGCTACAACTTCAGGACATGTAGATACAATGCTTTTAGTCTTCACATTATTATATATTGTATTAGGGTTTACATGTATCAAAGTCATTCGAAAAATGTTTAAGAATTACCCTGCTGAAGATGAAATTGCTTCGAAGGGAGGAGATAATAAATGA
- the cydS gene encoding cytochrome bd oxidase small subunit CydS produces MDQFLITYAPPLVVAACLFLGFWWGAKGNTDVEEMDNEISK; encoded by the coding sequence ATGGATCAATTTTTAATCACATATGCGCCACCACTAGTTGTTGCTGCTTGTTTATTTTTAGGATTTTGGTGGGGAGCAAAAGGGAATACAGATGTGGAAGAGATGGATAACGAAATATCTAAATAG
- a CDS encoding response regulator transcription factor, which yields MSKKVLVIEDEPTLSRLLSYNLSQAGYETKVAEDGRVGLQYALQQYFDLIILDIMLPGLNGFEILTKIREQKVKTPIIFLTAKTAEDEIVQGLKQGADDYITKPFGVAELLARVAAVLRRSLSEDIQSDETPDDKVIILGDLKIYPDQYEVLLNEESISLRPKEFEVLLHMVERQGKVITRDDLMNIVWGFDYIGGQRTVDVHVSSLRKKLELGQNSVKIESIRGVGYKLVVRNNQ from the coding sequence ATGTCCAAAAAGGTGTTAGTCATTGAAGACGAACCTACATTATCTAGACTATTATCATATAATCTATCTCAAGCAGGGTATGAAACAAAGGTTGCAGAGGATGGAAGAGTTGGATTACAATATGCGCTTCAGCAATATTTTGACCTAATCATCTTAGATATTATGTTGCCTGGCTTAAACGGATTTGAGATACTTACAAAAATAAGAGAACAAAAAGTAAAAACACCCATTATATTTCTAACAGCCAAAACAGCTGAAGATGAAATTGTGCAAGGTCTAAAACAGGGTGCGGACGATTATATTACGAAACCATTTGGAGTAGCTGAATTGTTGGCTAGAGTAGCGGCTGTTTTAAGAAGGTCTCTATCAGAGGATATACAAAGTGATGAGACACCTGATGATAAAGTAATTATACTTGGAGATTTAAAAATTTATCCTGATCAATATGAAGTTTTATTAAATGAGGAAAGTATTTCATTACGCCCGAAGGAATTTGAAGTTTTGCTGCATATGGTAGAAAGACAAGGCAAAGTAATTACAAGAGATGATCTGATGAATATTGTTTGGGGGTTTGATTACATAGGAGGTCAACGCACGGTAGATGTCCATGTAAGTTCACTTCGTAAAAAGCTTGAGTTAGGTCAAAATTCAGTTAAAATTGAATCCATTCGTGGTGTTGGTTATAAATTAGTAGTAAGAAATAATCAGTAA
- a CDS encoding sugar phosphate isomerase/epimerase — protein MKLGVFSVLFAQKSLKETLDYIQAKGLEAIEIGTGGYPGKAHCDPEILLEDEHKLNDFKQLFSSSGIEISALSVHGNTLHPQKDIARGYHNDLIKTIDLAHKLDIPVVNTFSGCPGDHEGAKYPNWPVAPWPNDFQDILKWQWEEKIIPYWAEIGQYASDRNVKIGLELHGGFSVHTPATLLRLRDAVGEVIGANLDPSHMWWQGIDPVESIKILGKNKAIHHFHAKDTTIDQNNVNRYGLTDMQSYANMLDRAWQFRTVGFGHDLKTWSDIISTLRLVGYDYVVSIEHEDGLMSIDEGFSKAVMNLQQVLLKEPLGDMWWV, from the coding sequence ATGAAGCTTGGAGTTTTTTCCGTATTGTTTGCACAAAAATCACTTAAAGAAACCTTAGACTACATTCAAGCAAAAGGACTTGAAGCAATAGAAATTGGGACAGGTGGTTATCCAGGGAAGGCTCATTGTGATCCTGAAATTTTGCTGGAAGATGAACACAAATTGAATGATTTTAAACAACTTTTCTCTTCCAGTGGGATTGAAATTTCAGCATTAAGCGTTCACGGAAATACACTTCATCCACAGAAAGATATTGCTAGAGGTTATCATAATGATCTAATAAAAACAATTGATTTAGCTCATAAATTGGATATTCCAGTGGTTAATACATTTTCAGGTTGTCCTGGTGATCATGAGGGTGCTAAATATCCTAATTGGCCTGTAGCTCCATGGCCAAATGATTTCCAAGATATTTTAAAATGGCAGTGGGAAGAAAAAATCATACCTTATTGGGCAGAAATAGGTCAATATGCGAGTGATCGGAATGTGAAAATTGGTTTAGAACTTCATGGCGGATTTTCAGTTCATACACCTGCAACGTTACTTCGATTAAGAGATGCTGTTGGTGAAGTGATTGGAGCAAATTTAGATCCAAGTCATATGTGGTGGCAAGGTATAGATCCAGTGGAATCTATAAAAATATTAGGAAAAAATAAAGCGATACATCATTTTCATGCAAAAGATACAACGATAGATCAAAATAATGTGAACCGTTATGGATTAACGGATATGCAATCCTATGCAAACATGTTAGATCGAGCTTGGCAGTTTAGAACAGTTGGATTTGGACATGATCTAAAAACATGGTCTGACATTATAAGCACATTACGTTTAGTTGGTTATGATTATGTAGTGAGTATTGAACATGAAGATGGTTTAATGTCTATTGATGAAGGGTTTAGTAAAGCCGTTATGAATTTACAGCAAGTATTATTAAAAGAACCTTTAGGTGATATGTGGTGGGTTTAG
- a CDS encoding AraC family transcriptional regulator, with product MIINEKISFENPLLSLKIFQSKRVNHNMISWHYHKEVEILAVLSGQLEVHVEEDVYLLESGDVILIGSNELHRDRMVKEGLEYIVLQFDIEQYFDYSIMPYIKYFAGANDPLSHLNYIFKNNVQAKKEIFDTVSEIYNEAKSKKTGYEIAVTLFIHKIMLVLLRNDANKTLNVQHNADFLRLKPVLDYVDSHLMDKISIETASQIVNMSYYHFVKSFKNTIQMTFIEYVNYKKIKKAERMLLTSEDSITQIGESINMNNMAHFYKIFKKYNQCSPNEFRKKMLNWKSNK from the coding sequence TTGATAATAAATGAAAAAATATCATTTGAAAACCCTTTATTATCTTTAAAAATATTTCAAAGTAAGAGAGTTAACCATAACATGATTAGCTGGCATTATCATAAAGAAGTGGAAATCTTAGCAGTATTAAGTGGGCAGCTAGAAGTGCATGTTGAAGAAGATGTATATTTGCTGGAATCTGGAGATGTTATCTTAATTGGTTCGAATGAGCTTCACCGGGATCGGATGGTAAAAGAAGGTTTAGAATACATTGTACTGCAGTTTGATATTGAACAATATTTTGACTATAGCATTATGCCATATATCAAATATTTTGCAGGAGCGAATGATCCGTTAAGCCATCTCAATTATATTTTCAAAAATAATGTACAAGCAAAAAAAGAAATATTTGATACTGTATCAGAAATATACAATGAAGCAAAGAGTAAAAAAACGGGTTATGAGATTGCAGTAACTCTTTTTATCCATAAAATTATGCTGGTATTACTGCGAAATGATGCAAACAAAACACTCAATGTTCAGCACAATGCAGATTTTCTTCGTCTCAAACCAGTACTAGATTATGTTGATTCTCATTTGATGGATAAAATCAGTATTGAAACTGCATCACAAATCGTGAATATGAGTTATTACCACTTTGTGAAATCTTTCAAAAATACAATTCAAATGACATTTATAGAATACGTCAATTACAAAAAAATTAAAAAAGCAGAAAGAATGTTATTAACGAGTGAAGACAGTATCACACAGATTGGGGAGAGCATCAATATGAATAACATGGCTCATTTTTATAAGATTTTTAAAAAGTACAATCAATGTTCACCCAACGAGTTCCGCAAAAAAATGCTGAATTGGAAATCAAATAAATAA